A stretch of Triticum aestivum cultivar Chinese Spring chromosome 1D, IWGSC CS RefSeq v2.1, whole genome shotgun sequence DNA encodes these proteins:
- the LOC123182029 gene encoding probably inactive leucine-rich repeat receptor-like protein kinase At5g48380 yields MANHYAPLRVILVLLLVFTCFASEADIQCLKSVQQSVDPNGVLKSSWNFENDTAGFTCRFTGVECWHPDEDRVLSLRLGNLGLQGSFPHGLQNCSSMTGLDLSNNNFSGPIPQDISREIPYLTSLDLSYNGFSGTIPPNISNMTYLNVLNLQHNQFSGEIPPQFSLLTRLTAFNVAENRLSGFIPYSLGKKFTASNFAGNQGLCGVPLDECQASAKSKNNAAIVGAIVGVVVVIIIVAIVVFVCLRKLPAKKAKKDEDENKWAKSIKGTKTIKVSMFENPVSKMKLSDLMKATKQFSKENIIATGRTGTMYRAVLPDGSFLAVKRLQDSQHSESQFTSEMKTLGQVRNRNLVPLLGFCIAKKEKLLVYKHTPKGSLYDQLHEEGNDCKMDWPLRLRIGIGAAKGLAYLHHTCNPRILHRNISSKCILLDDDYEPKISDFGLARLMNPLDTHLSTFVNGEFGDIGYVAPEYGSTLVATPKGDVYSFGVVLLELITGERPTQVSTAPDNFRGNLVEWITYLSNNSILQDSIDKSLIGKDNDSELMQFLKVACSCTVTTAKERPTMFEVYQLLRAIGEKYHFSAGDDMMLPPLSTDGETPDELIVAM; encoded by the exons ATGGCAAATCATTATGCTCCTCTGAGGGTTATTCTTGTACTGCTGTTGGTCTTCACTTGTTTCGCCTCTGAAGCTGATATCCAATGCCTGAAATCTGTTCAGCAGTCAGTGGACCCCAACGGTGTACTCAAATCCTCATGGAATTTTGAGAACGACACTGCTGGTTTCACATGCCGATTTACTGGCGTGGAATGTTGGCACCCGGATGAGGACCGAGTTCTTTCTTTGCGCCTAGGCAACCTTGGTCTCCAGGGTTCATTTCCTCATGGTCTTCAGAATTGCAGCAGTATGACTGGGCTGGATCTGTCAAACAACAACTTTTCAGGACCTATCCCTCAAGACATCTCCCGGGAAATACCATACCTAACATCATTGGACCTCTCCTACAATGGTTTTTCTGGCACCATCCCACCAAATATATCAAACATGACTTACCTGAACGTCCTCAATCTCCAACATAACCAGTTTAGTGGCGAAATTCCACCGCAGTTCAGTCTTCTGACTCGGTTAACTGCATTCAATGTCGCAGAGAACCGACTATCAGGGTTTATTCCATATTCATTAGGAAAAAAATTTACGGCATCGAATTTTGCCGGTAATCAAGGGCTATGTGGGGTTCCATTAGATGAATGCCAAGCTTCAGCAAAGAGCAAGAACAACGCGGCCATCGTTGGAGCTATTGTTGGCGTCGTAGTTGTGATCATAATTGTTGCAATAGTTGTGTTTGTTTGTCTGCGGAAATTACCAGCCAAGAAAGCAAAAAAGGATGAGGATGAAAATAAGTGGGCAAAGAGTATCAAAGGAACAAAAACAATCAAG GTGTCTATGTTTGAGAATCCAGTTTCAAAGATGAAGCTAAGTGATCTTATGAAGGCCACCAAACAGTTCAGCAAGGAAAACATCATAGCTACTGGAAGGACAGGGACTATGTACAGGGCAGTGCTACCTGATGGTTCTTTTCTTGCTGTTAAAAGGCTACAAGATTCACAACATTCTGAATCACAGTTCACTTCAGAAATGAAGACACTTGGCCAAGTAAGGAATCGCAACTTGGTTCCTCTTCTTGGATTTTGCATtgctaagaaggagaagttgttGGTGTACAAGCACACACCCAAAGGTTCACTCTATGATCAGTTACACGAAGAGGGGAATGATTGTAAGATGGATTGGCCTCTGAGGTTAAGAATTGGTATTGGTGCAGCAAAAGGTCTTGCATATCTTCACCACACTTGCAATCCTCGAATCCTTCACCGCAATATAAGCTCCAAATGCATTCTCTTGGATGACGACTACGAACCAAAGATTTCGGATTTTGGGCTTGCTAGGCTTATGAACCCCCTAGACACCCATCTCAGCACCTTTGTCAATGGGGAATTTGGAGATATCGGTTATGTGGCACCAGAGTACGGGAGCACTCTGGTGGCCACGCCGAAGGGTGACGTCTACAGCTTCGGAGTGGTTCTCCTTGAGCTTATCACCGGTGAGAGGCCTACTCAGGTTTCCACTGCTCCAGATAACTTCAGGGGGAATCTAGTAGAGTGGATCACCTACCTATCCAACAATTCCATTCTCCAAGACTCAATCGACAAGTCGTTGATAGGGAAGGACAATGACAGTGAGCTGATGCAGTTCCTGAAAGTCGCGTGTTCTTGCACAGTCACCACCGCGAAGGAGAGACCCACCATGTTTGAGGTTTATCAGCTGCTTAGAGCCATTGGGGAGAAGTATCATTTCTCGGCCGGGGACGACATGATGCTGCCACCTCTAAGCACAGATGGAGAAACCCCGGACGAGCTCATTGTCGCCATGTAA